One Burkholderia sp. 9120 DNA window includes the following coding sequences:
- the moaA gene encoding GTP 3',8-cyclase MoaA produces the protein MSRRIIPVADFSAAPVIAGPVQTPIGVLHDTLARPLRDLRISVTDRCNFRCVYCMPRAVFDKDYTFLPHSALLSFEEIERLARLFVAHGVEKIRLTGGEPLLRKNLEFLIERLAQLTTPAGRPLDLTLTTNGSLLARKARSLKDAGLTRVTVSLDALDDSLFRRMNDADFAVADVLDGIAAAHAVGLAPVKVNMVVKRGTNDCEIVPMARHFKGSGAVLRFIEYMDVGTSNGWNMTEVLPSAEVVTRIAEHFPLAPLDAHSAAETAQRWGYVDGSGEIGVISSVTRAFCGSCTRARLSTEGKLYLCLFASAGHDLRALLRSGANDAGIATAVAEIWQGRGDRYSQLRGSSAAETRVLDSRRVEMSYIGG, from the coding sequence ATGTCCCGACGCATCATCCCTGTTGCCGATTTCAGCGCGGCGCCGGTCATTGCCGGCCCCGTGCAGACGCCCATCGGCGTGCTGCACGACACGCTGGCGCGCCCGCTGCGCGATTTGCGCATCTCGGTGACGGATCGTTGCAATTTCCGCTGCGTCTACTGCATGCCCCGCGCGGTGTTCGACAAGGACTACACGTTCTTGCCGCACAGCGCCTTGCTCAGCTTCGAAGAAATCGAACGACTGGCGCGACTGTTCGTCGCACATGGCGTGGAGAAAATCCGCCTGACGGGCGGCGAGCCGCTGCTGCGTAAAAATCTGGAATTCCTGATCGAACGGCTCGCGCAGCTCACCACGCCGGCCGGCCGGCCGCTCGACCTGACTCTGACCACCAACGGTTCGCTGCTGGCGCGCAAGGCGCGTAGCCTGAAAGACGCCGGCCTGACCCGCGTCACCGTCAGTCTCGACGCGCTCGACGACAGCCTGTTCCGCCGCATGAACGACGCCGACTTCGCGGTCGCCGACGTACTGGACGGCATTGCCGCGGCGCACGCGGTGGGGCTGGCACCGGTCAAGGTCAACATGGTCGTCAAGCGCGGCACGAACGACTGTGAAATCGTGCCGATGGCGCGCCATTTCAAAGGTTCGGGCGCGGTGCTGCGCTTCATCGAATATATGGATGTCGGCACCTCGAACGGCTGGAACATGACCGAGGTACTCCCATCCGCCGAGGTGGTCACCCGCATCGCCGAACATTTCCCGCTGGCCCCGCTCGACGCGCACAGCGCCGCCGAGACCGCGCAGCGCTGGGGCTATGTGGACGGCAGCGGCGAGATCGGCGTGATTTCGAGCGTGACGCGCGCGTTTTGCGGCAGTTGCACGCGGGCGCGTCTGTCGACCGAGGGCAAGCTGTACCTGTGCCTGTTCGCGTCGGCCGGTCACGACTTACGGGCGTTGTTGCGCAGTGGCGCGAACGACGCGGGCATCGCCACCGCCGTCGCCGAAATCTGGCAGGGCCGCGGCGACCGCTATTCGCAACTGCGCGGCAGCAGCGCCGCCGAGACGCGCGTGCTGGACAGCCGGCGCGTCGAAATGTCGTACATCGGCGGCTGA
- the mobA gene encoding molybdenum cofactor guanylyltransferase MobA, translated as MKPTREHITGLVLAGGRGMRMGGVDKGLQTLHGEPLAAHVLKRLAPQCGALLISANRHPEIYAALGAPFGATIVADTLPGFPGPLAGLLAGLRTARTAYLLSAPCDTPGLPADLAMRLAHAMDANQADIATVTTADAQGEVSLHPVFALLRTTLADDLAAFLDAGERKVRAWYARHKTVEVTFTDERAFYNINSLQELSDLERA; from the coding sequence ATGAAACCGACACGCGAACACATCACCGGTCTGGTGCTCGCGGGCGGCCGCGGCATGCGCATGGGCGGCGTCGACAAAGGCCTGCAAACACTGCACGGCGAACCGCTCGCCGCCCACGTACTGAAGCGCCTCGCACCGCAGTGCGGCGCCCTGCTGATCAGCGCCAATCGTCATCCGGAAATCTACGCGGCGCTCGGTGCGCCGTTCGGTGCCACGATCGTGGCCGATACCCTCCCCGGCTTCCCCGGCCCGCTAGCCGGCTTGCTCGCCGGGCTGCGCACCGCGCGCACCGCCTACCTGCTCAGCGCGCCGTGCGACACGCCCGGCCTGCCTGCCGATCTGGCCATGCGCCTCGCGCACGCCATGGACGCGAACCAGGCTGACATCGCCACCGTCACGACTGCCGACGCCCAGGGCGAAGTCTCGCTGCACCCGGTCTTCGCGCTGCTGCGCACGACGCTCGCGGACGACCTGGCGGCCTTTCTGGACGCGGGTGAGCGCAAAGTTCGCGCGTGGTACGCACGCCACAAGACGGTGGAAGTCACCTTTACCGACGAGCGCGCGTTTTACAATATCAATTCGTTACAAG